A genomic stretch from Georgenia muralis includes:
- a CDS encoding HNH endonuclease signature motif containing protein: MSSRRGRKIDLAAARARGWDSLVEAYLAEIRDAAHAHTGTAGATPTPVPAAGPRRLRLVDAVYAEPVELAVAFLKPDSDADAGLDTGAEPDTTVDTGNRTGTDPEAEDEAEDEAEAEDTGMPTAEEITAAAAVLARAAGLYGAPLATALDQVPAQGQDPSVLIELVAHWNRVISWSTARRGEAAAALADAAAEHARHTPGPTVDPVTVAATEISMRLTTTKQAATRMITTATMLTGPLTATGASLEHGAIDPVKAQIIADALHHIPHQIAWDIEDAVLPGAQGRTPAQLRRDLTHALIAADHHHAEDRHRRARTTRRVCHPKALPDGMASLYAVLPAEDAIAIDLTLDNAARHAKATGDTRTLDQLRADTLATIAVNALTTGEIHFTVPAPDQVAGTAHTPTIASGPAPGQAAHDSPTPPSRAPSPGSAPGPVPLTAIRLGTTPVTILVTIPLTTLLGGGEPAVLDGYGPIDPVTARALALGGTWRRLVTDPLTGAVLDHGRTRYRPPKDLADLVRARDRTCIRPACNTPATRCELDHSLAWSQGGTTALTNLGSACDGDHDLKTCGHFAVRQITNGVFEWTSALTGHTYRREQDGSVTYLNPHLPRQPRTDPQHDPTRPTSTPPY, from the coding sequence ATGAGTTCGAGACGCGGTCGCAAGATCGACCTCGCGGCGGCGAGGGCCCGGGGCTGGGACAGCCTGGTCGAGGCCTACCTCGCCGAGATCCGCGACGCCGCGCACGCCCACACTGGAACGGCGGGTGCGACGCCGACGCCCGTCCCCGCTGCCGGCCCGAGGCGGCTCAGGCTCGTGGACGCGGTCTACGCCGAGCCCGTCGAGCTGGCCGTCGCGTTCCTAAAGCCCGACAGCGACGCCGACGCAGGGCTCGACACCGGCGCCGAGCCCGACACCACCGTCGACACCGGGAACCGGACCGGCACCGACCCCGAGGCCGAGGACGAGGCCGAGGACGAGGCCGAGGCCGAGGACACGGGGATGCCAACCGCGGAGGAGATCACCGCCGCCGCCGCGGTGCTGGCGCGGGCCGCGGGTCTGTACGGCGCCCCGCTCGCGACCGCCCTGGACCAGGTCCCGGCGCAGGGTCAGGACCCCTCCGTCCTCATCGAGCTCGTCGCCCACTGGAACCGCGTGATCTCCTGGTCCACCGCCCGCCGGGGGGAGGCGGCCGCCGCCCTTGCCGACGCCGCCGCCGAGCACGCCCGCCACACTCCTGGCCCCACCGTCGACCCCGTCACCGTTGCCGCCACCGAGATCTCGATGCGCCTGACCACCACCAAGCAGGCCGCCACCCGCATGATCACCACTGCCACGATGCTCACCGGCCCCCTGACCGCCACCGGCGCCAGCCTCGAGCACGGCGCGATCGACCCGGTCAAGGCCCAGATCATCGCCGACGCCCTCCACCACATCCCCCACCAGATCGCCTGGGACATCGAGGACGCAGTCCTGCCCGGCGCCCAGGGCCGGACCCCCGCCCAGCTGCGCCGAGACCTGACCCACGCCCTCATCGCCGCCGACCACCACCACGCCGAGGACCGCCACCGCCGCGCCCGCACCACCCGTCGCGTCTGCCACCCCAAAGCGCTCCCGGACGGCATGGCCTCCCTCTACGCAGTCCTGCCCGCCGAGGACGCCATCGCCATCGACCTCACCCTCGACAACGCCGCCCGTCACGCCAAGGCCACCGGCGACACCCGTACCCTCGACCAGCTCCGCGCCGACACCCTCGCCACCATCGCCGTCAACGCGCTGACCACCGGCGAGATCCACTTCACCGTCCCGGCACCTGACCAGGTGGCCGGGACGGCACACACGCCGACGATCGCGTCCGGTCCCGCGCCCGGGCAGGCAGCCCACGACTCACCCACACCGCCGTCCCGAGCGCCGTCACCGGGCTCAGCGCCCGGCCCGGTGCCGCTGACGGCCATCCGGCTCGGCACCACCCCGGTCACGATCCTCGTCACCATTCCCCTGACCACCCTCCTCGGTGGCGGCGAGCCAGCCGTCCTGGACGGCTACGGCCCCATCGACCCCGTCACCGCCCGCGCCCTCGCCCTCGGGGGAACCTGGCGACGCCTGGTCACCGACCCCCTCACCGGCGCCGTCCTGGACCACGGCCGCACCCGTTACCGACCCCCAAAGGACCTCGCGGACCTCGTCCGCGCCCGCGACCGCACCTGCATCCGCCCCGCCTGCAACACCCCCGCCACCCGCTGCGAGCTCGACCACTCCCTCGCCTGGTCCCAGGGCGGCACGACCGCCCTGACCAACCTCGGCTCCGCCTGCGACGGCGACCACGACCTCAAGACCTGCGGCCACTTCGCCGTCCGACAGATCACCAACGGCGTCTTCGAGTGGACCTCCGCCCTGACCGGCCACACCTACCGCCGCGAGCAAGACGGCAGCGTCACCTACCTCAACCCCCACCTCCCCCGACAGCCGCGCACCGACCCTCAGCACGACCCCACCAGACCGACCTCCACACCGCCCTACTAG
- a CDS encoding flavodoxin family protein, which yields MEMTVVYETVYGTTREVAEAIADGARGAGATVTVRDIADGLAERAPDLLVVGGPTHVRGMSTAWSRGKAAEDAPPAGAHEGGGAGGADAGVGDDAHGGGRDDADEATSQGVREWLAHLGTTGGKAATFDTHLGNPLAGGAARPIARALRRHGRDVIAREGFVLDGGKGPLRAGELDRARAWGAELAGLVA from the coding sequence ATGGAGATGACGGTGGTCTACGAGACGGTGTACGGGACGACCCGTGAGGTCGCCGAGGCGATCGCCGACGGCGCCCGTGGGGCGGGTGCGACCGTGACGGTGCGGGACATCGCCGACGGGCTCGCCGAGCGGGCGCCGGACCTGCTCGTCGTCGGTGGCCCGACCCACGTCCGCGGGATGAGCACGGCCTGGTCCCGGGGGAAGGCGGCCGAGGACGCGCCGCCCGCCGGCGCGCACGAGGGGGGTGGTGCTGGAGGCGCGGACGCCGGCGTCGGTGACGACGCGCACGGCGGAGGTCGCGACGACGCGGACGAGGCGACCTCGCAGGGGGTCAGGGAGTGGCTCGCCCATCTGGGAACCACCGGCGGCAAGGCCGCCACCTTCGACACGCACCTAGGCAACCCGCTCGCCGGTGGCGCTGCTCGTCCGATCGCGCGGGCGCTGCGCCGGCACGGACGTGACGTCATCGCGCGGGAGGGCTTCGTCCTGGACGGCGGCAAGGGCCCGCTGCGGGCGGGTGAGCTCGACAGAGCCCGTGCGTGGGGTGCCGAGCTTGCGGGACTCGTCGCCTGA
- a CDS encoding hemerythrin domain-containing protein produces MPDIVEVIKGQHRQVERLLAKAQEGGAEAAAALQQVSDLLMPHSEAEESFVYPAIRERQGEEADQVHDSVEEHKHIEGMLAELVAGDPDEAGWDGKLAAMVGELEHHVEEEEQDLLPVLEKEFSAAEREEMGARFVRETGAGVPAGGSGSTGGSDEPTKDELYDKAKEQDVPGRSTMTKDELKDAVED; encoded by the coding sequence ATGCCGGACATCGTCGAGGTCATCAAGGGACAGCACCGTCAGGTCGAGAGGCTGCTCGCCAAGGCGCAGGAGGGTGGCGCCGAGGCCGCTGCCGCGCTGCAGCAGGTGAGCGACCTCCTCATGCCGCACTCCGAGGCCGAGGAGTCGTTCGTGTACCCGGCGATCCGGGAACGGCAGGGCGAGGAAGCCGACCAGGTCCACGACAGCGTCGAGGAGCACAAGCACATCGAGGGCATGCTGGCCGAGCTCGTCGCGGGCGACCCGGACGAGGCGGGCTGGGACGGCAAGCTGGCCGCGATGGTCGGTGAGCTGGAGCACCACGTCGAGGAGGAGGAGCAGGACCTCCTGCCGGTCCTCGAGAAGGAGTTCAGCGCCGCCGAGCGCGAGGAGATGGGCGCCCGCTTCGTCCGCGAGACCGGCGCCGGCGTCCCGGCCGGCGGGTCCGGCTCGACGGGCGGGTCGGACGAGCCCACCAAGGACGAGCTCTACGACAAGGCCAAGGAGCAGGACGTCCCCGGACGCTCGACCATGACGAAGGACGAGCTCAAGGACGCCGTGGAGGACTGA
- a CDS encoding GNAT family N-acetyltransferase: MSIEVRPATLERFGDVATMLGPRNPTSTVCWCLSHRVDSRTNRELVGRARGAYVRELCGRAVAPGVLAYDAGEVVGWAAVAPRAELPFARSRKIPHVDDLPVWSLWCIRVQPGQRGRGIAHALVDGAVAYARAEGAPAIEGYPVDNGGRRVDLTMAYVGTRSLFEKAGFVKAADTGAVSGGFPRVLTRLSLGGGSAGSSPHD, translated from the coding sequence GTGAGCATCGAGGTGCGGCCGGCCACGCTCGAACGGTTCGGGGACGTGGCGACCATGCTCGGGCCGAGGAACCCCACGTCCACCGTGTGCTGGTGCCTGAGCCACCGGGTCGACTCCAGGACCAACCGCGAGCTGGTCGGCCGCGCCCGTGGAGCGTACGTGCGCGAGCTCTGCGGTCGCGCGGTCGCACCCGGGGTCCTGGCCTACGACGCCGGCGAGGTCGTCGGCTGGGCGGCCGTGGCGCCGCGGGCGGAGCTGCCGTTCGCCCGCTCCCGGAAGATCCCGCACGTCGACGACCTTCCCGTGTGGTCCCTGTGGTGCATCCGGGTCCAGCCCGGCCAGCGGGGCCGAGGGATCGCGCACGCGCTGGTCGACGGCGCGGTGGCGTACGCACGGGCCGAGGGCGCCCCCGCGATCGAGGGCTACCCGGTGGACAACGGGGGCCGCAGGGTCGACCTGACCATGGCGTACGTCGGCACGAGGAGCCTCTTCGAGAAGGCGGGCTTCGTCAAGGCCGCCGACACCGGCGCCGTCTCCGGCGGCTTCCCCCGTGTGCTCACGCGGCTCAGCCTCGGCGGCGGCTCGGCCGGGAGCTCGCCGCACGACTGA
- a CDS encoding ABC transporter ATP-binding protein encodes MSGQPAIVATDLSFSYGDHRAVDGVTFAVAPGEILGFLGPNGAGKSTTIKMLTGQLAPGGGTVEVLGLPMPARRTEIQSRIGVCFEEKNLYPAMSAAENLRFFARLFGIRGFDPAPLLERVGLAERAKDRVSDFSKGMRQRLMMARALVNTPDVLFLDEPTDGLDPVSARTIRALVVEETRRGAAVLLTTHDMVEADELSDRVAFINAGRVLVLDTPERLKLAHGERSVRVRSLGSDGAVAEHLVLLDAADTAERIGAAVRAGEVLTVHTEEATLEDIFVLYAGRGLAS; translated from the coding sequence ATGAGCGGCCAGCCGGCCATCGTCGCGACGGACCTGTCCTTCTCCTACGGCGACCACCGCGCGGTGGACGGGGTGACCTTCGCGGTCGCACCGGGCGAGATCCTCGGCTTCCTCGGCCCCAACGGCGCGGGCAAGTCCACCACGATCAAGATGCTCACCGGGCAGCTCGCGCCGGGCGGTGGCACGGTCGAGGTCCTCGGTCTGCCGATGCCGGCGCGCCGCACCGAGATCCAGTCGCGCATCGGGGTCTGCTTCGAGGAGAAGAACCTCTACCCGGCCATGAGCGCGGCGGAGAACCTGCGCTTCTTCGCGCGGCTCTTCGGCATCCGCGGCTTCGACCCGGCCCCGCTGCTGGAGCGGGTCGGGCTCGCCGAGCGCGCGAAGGACCGGGTGTCCGACTTCTCCAAGGGCATGCGCCAGCGCCTGATGATGGCCCGCGCCCTGGTCAACACCCCGGACGTCCTCTTCCTCGACGAGCCCACCGACGGACTTGACCCGGTCTCGGCACGGACCATCCGTGCCCTCGTCGTGGAGGAGACACGGCGCGGCGCCGCCGTCCTGCTCACCACCCACGACATGGTCGAGGCCGACGAGCTCTCCGACCGGGTGGCCTTCATCAACGCCGGGCGTGTCCTCGTCCTGGACACCCCCGAGCGCCTCAAGCTCGCGCACGGCGAGCGCTCGGTCCGGGTGCGCAGCCTCGGCTCCGACGGCGCGGTGGCCGAGCACCTGGTCCTCCTCGACGCCGCGGACACCGCCGAGCGCATCGGCGCCGCCGTGCGCGCCGGGGAGGTGCTCACCGTCCACACCGAGGAGGCCACGCTCGAGGACATCTTCGTCCTCTACGCCGGCCGGGGGCTGGCGTCGTGA
- a CDS encoding ABC transporter permease — MNAAIVTAILRKDLAAFRRDRFYVLITAASVVLYPLVFWLLPATVDETIRLGVAPGEVRDLLGGDAAAQGGLDVVAFDDVATLEGAVDAGDVVAGLAFPADFVEATAAGERTSVTLLLGAATPPELSGTMRAFVGEIAYAVAGQAPPVDPRTEIVVLGEDRAGDQVTLREQLRPLLAFLVLLTETLALAALVAAEVQQRTVTAVLVTPATTTDFLAAKGILGTAMAFVEAVLITALIGGLATGAPILLLALLLGAMLVTGFGMIAGAYGRDFMTVLFLSVMFMVPLMIPGFAALFPGSASGWVQALPSFPLVDTIVRVTTQGAGWSDVAGSLLLLAGWCVASFAVGALVLGRKVARL; from the coding sequence GTGAACGCCGCCATCGTCACGGCCATCCTGCGCAAGGACCTCGCCGCCTTCCGCCGGGACCGGTTCTACGTCCTCATCACCGCCGCCTCGGTGGTGCTCTACCCGCTGGTGTTCTGGCTGCTGCCGGCCACGGTGGACGAGACGATCAGGCTGGGCGTCGCACCGGGTGAGGTCCGTGACCTCCTCGGCGGGGACGCGGCCGCGCAGGGCGGCCTCGACGTCGTCGCGTTCGACGACGTCGCCACCCTCGAGGGCGCGGTCGACGCGGGCGACGTCGTGGCCGGCCTGGCTTTCCCCGCCGACTTCGTCGAGGCGACCGCGGCCGGCGAGCGCACCTCCGTGACCCTCCTCCTCGGCGCCGCGACCCCGCCGGAGCTGAGCGGGACGATGCGCGCCTTCGTCGGGGAGATCGCCTACGCCGTCGCCGGGCAGGCCCCGCCGGTCGACCCCCGCACGGAGATCGTGGTCCTCGGCGAGGACCGGGCCGGGGACCAGGTGACGCTGCGCGAGCAGCTGCGCCCGCTGCTGGCGTTCCTCGTGCTGCTCACCGAGACCCTTGCCCTCGCGGCGCTCGTCGCCGCGGAGGTGCAGCAGCGCACCGTCACCGCGGTGCTCGTGACGCCCGCGACCACCACCGACTTCCTCGCCGCCAAGGGGATCCTCGGCACGGCCATGGCCTTCGTCGAGGCGGTCCTCATCACCGCACTCATCGGCGGCCTCGCCACCGGCGCCCCCATCCTGCTCCTCGCCCTGCTCCTGGGCGCCATGCTCGTCACCGGGTTCGGGATGATCGCCGGCGCCTACGGCCGGGACTTCATGACCGTGCTCTTCCTGTCGGTGATGTTCATGGTGCCGCTCATGATCCCCGGCTTCGCCGCCCTCTTCCCCGGCAGCGCGTCGGGCTGGGTGCAGGCGCTGCCGTCCTTCCCCCTCGTGGACACGATCGTGCGCGTCACGACCCAGGGCGCCGGGTGGTCCGACGTCGCCGGGTCGCTGCTCCTGCTGGCGGGGTGGTGCGTGGCCTCGTTCGCCGTCGGCGCGCTCGTCCTGGGCCGGAAGGTGGCGCGGCTGTGA
- a CDS encoding ABC transporter permease, producing the protein MNASVTAGTERAGAATAARTGAGFSLGRALRVTEKDLRLGPRSPIFLWAILLPVVLTFVLTAVFGTLFAAPPRLGIVDAGGSAVTSALRDAEGLVVVEVDDETELRAAVEAHDVDAGLVLGAGFDETLAAGGQPELEFFVSGSSLTSDRVILGVTTVSVLREQGGQSPPVDVVVTQVGDADVVPVEDRLLPLIVFYAVVIAGMFLPAASLVDEREKRTLDAVLVTPTRMSEVLLGKGVLGGSLAMAMGVITLWLNGALTGRGPGVVVFLLLGAVMVAEIGLVLGCWARDSNTLFSAIKGGGLLIALPAFFFLFPALPQWVARLVPTYYFLGPIYEMANAGTTLGDHLGDLAIGVAVCVLLAPAVVAMGRRTERRAAITL; encoded by the coding sequence GTGAACGCCTCGGTCACCGCCGGCACCGAGCGGGCAGGTGCCGCGACCGCCGCGCGGACGGGTGCCGGCTTCAGCCTCGGCCGTGCGCTGCGCGTGACGGAGAAGGACCTCCGGCTGGGGCCGCGGTCGCCGATCTTCCTGTGGGCGATCCTCCTGCCGGTCGTGCTCACGTTCGTGCTCACCGCCGTCTTCGGCACCCTCTTCGCCGCACCGCCGCGCCTGGGGATCGTCGACGCCGGCGGCTCGGCCGTCACCTCGGCCCTGCGCGACGCCGAGGGCCTGGTCGTGGTCGAGGTCGACGACGAGACCGAGCTGCGTGCGGCCGTCGAGGCGCACGACGTCGACGCCGGCCTGGTGCTGGGCGCCGGGTTCGACGAGACGCTCGCCGCCGGCGGTCAGCCGGAGCTGGAGTTCTTCGTCTCCGGCTCGTCCCTGACGTCGGACCGGGTGATCCTCGGGGTGACCACCGTGTCGGTGCTGCGCGAGCAGGGCGGGCAGAGCCCACCGGTCGACGTCGTCGTCACCCAGGTGGGCGACGCGGACGTCGTCCCGGTCGAGGACCGGCTGCTGCCGCTCATCGTGTTCTACGCCGTCGTCATCGCCGGCATGTTCCTGCCGGCGGCCTCGCTCGTGGACGAGCGGGAGAAGCGCACGCTCGACGCCGTGCTCGTCACCCCCACCCGGATGTCGGAGGTCCTGCTGGGCAAGGGGGTCCTCGGGGGCTCGCTGGCGATGGCGATGGGGGTGATCACGCTCTGGCTCAACGGCGCACTCACCGGACGGGGGCCGGGGGTCGTGGTCTTCCTCCTCCTCGGCGCCGTCATGGTCGCCGAGATCGGGCTCGTCCTGGGCTGCTGGGCGCGCGACAGCAACACCCTCTTCAGCGCCATCAAGGGCGGCGGGCTGCTCATCGCCCTGCCGGCGTTCTTCTTCCTCTTCCCCGCCCTGCCGCAGTGGGTCGCTCGCCTCGTGCCGACGTACTACTTCCTCGGTCCGATCTACGAGATGGCGAACGCCGGGACGACCCTGGGCGACCACCTGGGCGACCTCGCGATCGGCGTGGCGGTGTGCGTGCTCCTCGCGCCCGCCGTCGTCGCGATGGGCCGGCGGACCGAGCGGCGCGCCGCCATCACGCTGTGA
- a CDS encoding pentapeptide repeat-containing protein, giving the protein MTGTPGELVAGGVPTELTADCSRCVALCCVALPLVASADFAIDKAPGVPCPNLRADLGCGIHARLREEGFPGCTVYDCFGAGQKVARLTYGGRDWRDHRGDAEEMFAVFAVVRQLHEMLRHLDEARRLAVPPALADEADRAFGAVDALTRGAPGTILALDVAARRGAVGELLERVSAHVRRAYLREAHMDEGRARRARDVPAGRDLRRADLVGARLAGTDLRGADLRGALLVAADLRGADLRAADVLGADLRGARLAGADLREALFLTGPQLAAAQGDGATRVAPHLGRPEHWGRDVKT; this is encoded by the coding sequence GTGACCGGCACCCCGGGGGAGCTCGTGGCGGGGGGCGTCCCCACCGAGCTGACCGCGGACTGCTCGCGGTGCGTCGCGCTGTGCTGCGTGGCCCTGCCGCTGGTCGCCTCCGCGGACTTCGCGATCGACAAGGCGCCCGGCGTGCCCTGCCCGAACCTGCGCGCGGACCTCGGCTGCGGCATCCACGCCCGGCTGCGCGAGGAGGGCTTCCCCGGCTGCACCGTGTACGACTGCTTCGGCGCCGGGCAGAAGGTCGCCCGGCTGACCTACGGCGGGCGGGACTGGCGCGACCACCGCGGCGACGCCGAGGAGATGTTCGCCGTCTTCGCCGTGGTGCGCCAGCTCCACGAGATGCTGCGACACCTCGACGAGGCGCGACGGCTGGCCGTCCCGCCGGCCCTCGCCGACGAGGCCGACCGCGCGTTCGGCGCCGTCGACGCGCTCACCCGGGGTGCCCCGGGGACGATCCTCGCGCTCGACGTCGCCGCCCGCCGCGGCGCCGTCGGTGAGCTGCTGGAGCGGGTGAGCGCGCACGTGCGTCGGGCCTACCTGCGGGAGGCGCACATGGACGAGGGACGGGCACGTCGCGCACGGGACGTGCCGGCGGGGCGGGACCTCCGCCGGGCGGACCTCGTGGGCGCCCGGCTCGCCGGGACGGACCTGCGCGGTGCGGACCTGCGGGGCGCGCTGCTCGTGGCGGCGGACCTGCGCGGGGCGGACCTGCGGGCCGCGGACGTCCTCGGTGCGGACCTGCGCGGTGCCCGGCTCGCCGGGGCCGACCTGCGGGAGGCGCTGTTCCTCACCGGCCCGCAGCTCGCCGCCGCGCAGGGCGACGGGGCGACGAGGGTCGCGCCGCACCTGGGCCGCCCGGAGCACTGGGGCCGCGACGTCAAGACGTAG
- a CDS encoding alpha/beta hydrolase, producing the protein MPMTEGGRAAGTLAPGTSGARQRWRRPRSWRRRRWQAALGVLAVVLGTVLAAVGLGIGLPRLGVGIVGAVLALSVAVVGVVLVVAGTLALVRVSRGWWRVPVALVAAAASLLGVYLLTTPVIASVPPRSAAETAAPPAGAEEVFFRTADGVRLAAWYVPSGTGAAVVLMHGSGSSRAAVVDHAEVLAGAGYGVLAVDARGHGESSGRGMRWGWFGDADVGAAVTYLTGRDDVDPARIAAVGLSMGGEEVIGAAAGDERIRAVVAEGVTGRSAADLGWLSEGYGWRGSLQEALEVVRTAAADLLSPADPPPPLRDAVAETAPRPVLLVVAGTVEEEALAAADLADHGVVTVWTVDGADHMGGLGADPDGWTTTVVGFLDANTR; encoded by the coding sequence ATGCCGATGACGGAGGGTGGGCGCGCGGCCGGCACGCTGGCGCCCGGGACGTCCGGGGCCCGGCAGCGCTGGCGTCGGCCGCGTTCGTGGCGGCGGCGGCGCTGGCAGGCCGCGCTCGGGGTGCTCGCCGTCGTCCTCGGGACGGTCCTCGCGGCCGTCGGCCTGGGGATCGGCCTGCCCCGCCTGGGGGTGGGGATCGTCGGTGCCGTCCTCGCGCTGTCGGTCGCCGTCGTAGGCGTCGTGCTGGTCGTCGCCGGCACCCTCGCGCTGGTGCGCGTGAGCCGGGGGTGGTGGCGGGTACCGGTGGCGCTCGTCGCCGCCGCCGCGTCCCTGCTCGGCGTCTACCTGCTTACGACCCCCGTCATCGCCTCCGTGCCGCCCCGCAGCGCCGCCGAGACCGCCGCGCCCCCGGCGGGTGCGGAGGAGGTCTTCTTCCGCACCGCCGACGGTGTCCGGCTCGCCGCGTGGTACGTCCCGTCGGGAACGGGGGCTGCCGTCGTGCTCATGCACGGGTCCGGCTCGTCCCGGGCGGCGGTCGTGGACCACGCCGAGGTGCTGGCGGGGGCGGGCTACGGCGTGCTCGCCGTCGACGCGCGCGGGCACGGTGAGAGCTCCGGCCGCGGGATGCGGTGGGGCTGGTTCGGGGACGCCGACGTCGGCGCCGCGGTGACCTACCTGACCGGGCGCGACGACGTCGACCCGGCGCGGATCGCCGCGGTGGGGCTGTCGATGGGCGGCGAGGAGGTCATCGGTGCGGCCGCCGGTGACGAGCGGATCCGTGCCGTCGTCGCCGAGGGAGTGACGGGGCGCTCGGCGGCCGACCTCGGCTGGCTCTCGGAGGGCTACGGGTGGCGGGGCTCGCTGCAGGAGGCGCTGGAGGTGGTGCGCACGGCGGCCGCCGACCTGCTCAGCCCGGCCGACCCGCCGCCCCCGCTGCGCGACGCCGTCGCCGAGACGGCCCCGCGGCCGGTGCTGCTCGTCGTCGCCGGCACGGTCGAGGAGGAGGCCCTGGCGGCTGCCGACCTGGCGGACCACGGGGTGGTCACGGTGTGGACGGTGGACGGCGCCGACCACATGGGCGGCCTGGGCGCCGACCCGGACGGCTGGACCACGACGGTCGTGGGGTTCCTCGACGCCAACACGCGGTGA
- a CDS encoding nucleotide pyrophosphohydrolase, whose translation MDIDDVRRRLDEFAAERDWAQFHTPRNLVLALVGEVGELAELVQWRTDEEVLAYARTDEGKVALADELADVFSYLVGVAEAVGIDLDEAVHAKISKNAQKYPPDLSRGSNAKYTELGGAG comes from the coding sequence ATGGACATCGACGACGTGCGCCGCCGGCTGGACGAGTTCGCCGCGGAACGCGACTGGGCGCAGTTCCACACCCCGCGCAACCTCGTGCTCGCGCTCGTCGGCGAGGTCGGCGAGCTGGCGGAGCTCGTGCAGTGGCGCACCGACGAGGAGGTGCTGGCGTACGCCCGGACCGACGAGGGGAAGGTGGCCCTCGCCGACGAGCTCGCCGACGTGTTCTCCTACCTCGTCGGGGTGGCCGAGGCCGTGGGGATCGACCTCGACGAGGCCGTCCACGCCAAGATCTCGAAGAACGCGCAGAAGTACCCGCCCGATCTCTCACGCGGTTCGAACGCGAAGTACACCGAGCTCGGCGGGGCCGGCTGA
- a CDS encoding J domain-containing protein: protein MTVQRATSPVVPGGATVRNEEFLELVIEDELLLRAEFDEIVAEAWDGPHPPRERLPAGRGAAGQHVAARRWRAAAVPALSLRPHGPGTDGWAHQRAPPRRTDGHVARHGEPCRATLSVRPGRPPVNPDPDDTDLGNRDPDDRHPDDTDLYGVLGVGPAAGADAISRAYRTLVREHHPDSRAAAGPAGDAAHDRALGRVMAAYEVLRDPGRRARYDGQQGRPPAPTPGPARVPVRRTGRARAPRGADIWVGPEVRVG, encoded by the coding sequence ATGACCGTGCAGCGAGCGACGTCGCCCGTCGTGCCCGGCGGCGCGACCGTGCGGAACGAGGAGTTCCTCGAGCTGGTGATCGAGGACGAGCTCCTGCTGCGCGCCGAGTTCGACGAGATCGTCGCGGAGGCCTGGGACGGCCCTCACCCGCCCCGGGAGCGCCTCCCCGCCGGCCGCGGAGCCGCCGGGCAGCACGTGGCCGCCCGGCGATGGCGCGCCGCGGCGGTACCCGCCCTCTCCCTGCGCCCCCACGGACCCGGCACCGACGGCTGGGCGCACCAGCGGGCACCTCCGCGGCGCACGGACGGCCACGTCGCGCGGCACGGGGAACCGTGCCGCGCGACGCTTTCCGTACGCCCAGGAAGGCCACCAGTGAACCCGGACCCCGACGACACCGACCTCGGCAACCGCGACCCCGACGACCGCCACCCCGACGACACGGACCTCTACGGCGTGCTGGGGGTCGGCCCGGCCGCCGGCGCGGACGCGATCAGCCGTGCCTACCGCACGCTCGTGCGTGAGCACCACCCGGACAGCCGCGCGGCCGCCGGCCCGGCGGGCGACGCGGCGCACGACCGGGCGCTGGGGCGGGTCATGGCGGCCTACGAGGTCCTGCGCGACCCCGGGCGCCGCGCCCGGTACGACGGCCAGCAGGGCAGACCGCCGGCACCCACGCCCGGGCCTGCCCGGGTGCCCGTCCGGCGGACCGGGCGGGCCCGCGCCCCGCGTGGCGCGGACATCTGGGTCGGGCCCGAGGTGCGGGTCGGCTGA
- a CDS encoding MerR family transcriptional regulator, whose translation MPRRGSRTAGDTTTRPGPVADRAADPARGVYGISVAAELVGADPQSLRLYERRGLLEPARTPGGTRRYSADDVARLARIGALLDDGLNLAGVSAVLDLEADNARLRARLDAHEAAEGSPESGQPGR comes from the coding sequence ATGCCGCGCAGAGGGTCCCGTACGGCCGGGGACACCACCACACGTCCCGGGCCCGTAGCCGACCGCGCGGCCGACCCCGCCCGTGGCGTGTACGGGATCTCGGTGGCGGCCGAGCTCGTCGGGGCGGACCCCCAGAGCCTGCGCCTGTACGAGCGCCGGGGCCTCCTGGAGCCGGCCCGCACCCCGGGCGGCACCCGTCGCTACAGCGCGGACGACGTCGCCCGGCTCGCCCGCATCGGTGCCCTCCTCGACGACGGTCTCAACCTCGCCGGCGTCTCCGCCGTCCTGGACCTCGAGGCCGACAACGCGCGGCTGAGGGCACGGCTGGACGCCCACGAGGCTGCCGAGGGATCGCCGGAGAGCGGGCAGCCCGGGCGCTGA